Proteins encoded together in one Qingshengfaniella alkalisoli window:
- a CDS encoding YdcH family protein — MSVSAHLQELRRKHQNLSNQVEEAQRSPGVDDLHIATLKKQKLHIKEEITRLSEARS, encoded by the coding sequence ATGTCCGTAAGTGCGCATCTTCAGGAACTCAGAAGAAAGCACCAGAATCTCTCGAACCAGGTCGAAGAAGCTCAGCGCAGTCCGGGGGTGGATGACCTCCACATCGCGACGCTGAAGAAGCAGAAGCTTCATATTAAGGAAGAAATCACACGCCTTTCGGAAGCACGTAGCTAA
- a CDS encoding acetyl-CoA C-acetyltransferase gives MTDVVIVSAARTAVGSFLGSFANTPAHDLGKTVLEAVVERAGIDKSEVSETILGQVLTAAQGQNPARQAHINAGLPQESAAWGINQVCGSGLRAVALGAQHILLGDATVVAAGGQENMSLAPHAASLRQGQKMGDLQYIDTMIRDGLWDAFNGYHMGQTAENVAEKWQISRDQQDEFAVASQNKAEAAQNAGKFDDEIVPFTIKTRKGDIVVDKDEYIRHGANIEAMQKLRPAFAKDGSVTAANASGLNDGAAAVLLMKADEAEKRGLEPLARIASYATVGLDPSIMGVGPIYASRKALEKAGWAVGDLDLIEANEAFAAQACAVNKDMGWDSEIVNVNGGAIAIGHPIGASGCRVLNTLLFEMKRRDAKKGLATLCIGGGMGVAMCLERP, from the coding sequence ATGACCGATGTTGTCATCGTCTCCGCTGCCAGAACCGCCGTCGGCAGCTTTCTCGGCAGCTTCGCCAACACCCCCGCACATGATCTTGGCAAGACCGTTCTCGAGGCAGTCGTAGAACGCGCTGGCATAGACAAGTCCGAAGTGTCCGAGACAATCCTCGGACAAGTTCTGACCGCTGCCCAAGGACAGAACCCGGCACGTCAGGCACATATCAACGCCGGGCTGCCGCAGGAAAGTGCGGCTTGGGGTATCAATCAGGTGTGCGGCTCCGGTCTGCGTGCGGTCGCGTTGGGTGCCCAGCATATACTGCTGGGCGACGCGACTGTCGTCGCCGCAGGCGGTCAGGAAAACATGAGCCTCGCGCCCCATGCTGCTTCGCTCCGTCAAGGCCAGAAAATGGGAGACCTGCAATACATCGACACGATGATCCGGGATGGTTTGTGGGATGCATTCAATGGCTACCATATGGGTCAAACGGCAGAGAACGTTGCAGAAAAATGGCAAATCAGCCGCGATCAGCAGGACGAATTCGCTGTCGCCAGCCAGAACAAGGCCGAAGCTGCACAGAATGCTGGCAAATTTGATGATGAAATCGTACCTTTCACGATCAAGACCCGCAAAGGTGATATCGTCGTCGATAAAGACGAATACATCCGTCACGGCGCGAACATCGAGGCCATGCAAAAGCTGCGTCCGGCGTTTGCGAAGGATGGATCCGTCACGGCCGCAAACGCATCCGGTCTGAATGATGGAGCCGCTGCGGTGCTGTTGATGAAGGCTGATGAGGCGGAAAAGCGGGGGCTGGAACCTCTGGCCCGTATCGCCTCCTACGCCACCGTCGGGTTGGACCCCTCGATCATGGGCGTCGGCCCCATCTACGCCTCGCGCAAGGCGCTGGAAAAAGCGGGCTGGGCCGTGGGCGATCTGGATCTGATCGAAGCTAACGAGGCCTTCGCCGCACAGGCCTGCGCTGTAAACAAGGACATGGGCTGGGATTCGGAAATCGTGAACGTGAATGGCGGCGCGATCGCGATCGGGCACCCCATCGGTGCTTCTGGCTGCCGCGTGCTGAATACCCTGTTGTTCGAGATGAAACGCCGCGACGCCAAGAAGGGCTTGGCGACCTTGTGCATCGGTGGCGGCATGGGCGTCGCGATGTGTCTTGAGCGCCCCTGA
- a CDS encoding TlpA disulfide reductase family protein has translation MRPILALLAFTAAFASAATAQDIPALEGLRKGDMKKLVFHNEAKDSSNAKFVTMQDDPASLEDFRGKYVLLNFWATWCAPCRTEMPMLDELEAEFGGDDFEVVALATGPNAPAAIRRFVEDEGLENLTIYRDPKQKVAREMAVLGLPITVLLDPDGNEIARMQGDAEWNGESAKAIIAAMLGGA, from the coding sequence ATGCGACCCATTCTTGCCCTTCTCGCCTTCACAGCCGCTTTCGCTTCAGCCGCGACTGCACAGGATATCCCGGCTTTGGAAGGCCTACGCAAAGGTGACATGAAAAAACTGGTCTTCCACAACGAGGCGAAAGACAGCTCGAACGCCAAGTTCGTCACGATGCAGGACGATCCGGCGTCCCTCGAAGATTTTCGCGGTAAGTATGTACTGCTGAACTTTTGGGCAACATGGTGTGCACCATGCCGAACAGAAATGCCGATGCTGGATGAACTGGAAGCTGAATTCGGCGGCGATGATTTTGAGGTTGTGGCCCTTGCAACCGGTCCGAACGCACCGGCCGCGATCCGCCGCTTTGTGGAAGACGAAGGCTTGGAGAACCTGACCATCTACCGGGACCCGAAACAGAAGGTCGCCCGTGAAATGGCCGTTCTGGGTCTGCCCATCACCGTGCTTCTGGACCCGGACGGCAACGAGATCGCCCGCATGCAGGGCGACGCGGAATGGAATGGCGAATCCGCCAAAGCGATCATTGCCGCCATGCTCGGCGGCGCCTGA
- a CDS encoding 4-(cytidine 5'-diphospho)-2-C-methyl-D-erythritol kinase codes for MKRKGQSQLPSLAKVEVFAPAKINLTLHVTGQRADGYHLLDSLVAFAGVGDRVIVEPGEGFSILGSFSNDLSVTDDNLVLRARNLFGDRERVKIELHKSLPIASGIGGGSADAAATLRAISDLTGIALPSNKAILSLGADVPVCLAGRSCRMRGIGEWLDPVARLPEAWFVLVNPGLSVPTPAVFRALEDRNGVPMPDELPRWTSVNELAEWLAGQRNDLQRPAIKIQPAIETVLQALQETDGCLISRMSGSGATCFGLFADAAQANRAAADIAKGRPDWWIAPAPILSGAS; via the coding sequence TTGAAGAGGAAGGGGCAAAGCCAATTGCCGTCGCTCGCGAAGGTTGAGGTTTTTGCTCCCGCCAAGATCAATCTGACGCTTCACGTTACGGGGCAACGGGCGGACGGGTATCACCTGCTCGACAGTCTTGTCGCATTCGCGGGGGTTGGGGATCGCGTGATTGTCGAACCCGGAGAAGGGTTTTCAATCTTAGGCTCCTTCTCGAACGACCTGTCTGTCACTGATGACAATCTCGTTCTTCGGGCGCGAAATTTGTTTGGCGACCGGGAACGGGTCAAGATTGAACTTCACAAATCCCTGCCGATCGCATCAGGTATTGGCGGCGGGTCGGCTGATGCAGCGGCCACTCTGAGGGCGATAAGCGATCTAACTGGCATAGCCCTTCCGTCTAATAAGGCGATCCTGTCGTTGGGGGCTGATGTGCCGGTTTGTCTTGCCGGGCGGTCATGCCGGATGCGGGGAATCGGCGAGTGGCTTGATCCGGTTGCGAGGCTGCCGGAGGCGTGGTTTGTCTTGGTCAATCCGGGTTTATCGGTTCCAACGCCGGCTGTGTTTCGTGCTCTCGAAGATCGTAATGGTGTCCCAATGCCTGATGAGCTGCCGCGATGGACCTCGGTGAATGAGTTGGCTGAGTGGCTTGCCGGGCAGCGCAACGATCTGCAACGCCCCGCGATAAAGATTCAACCCGCGATTGAGACCGTTTTGCAGGCGCTGCAAGAAACCGATGGCTGCCTGATTTCCCGAATGTCTGGCTCCGGTGCAACTTGCTTTGGTCTGTTTGCAGATGCGGCACAGGCCAATCGAGCGGCTGCAGACATCGCGAAGGGGCGCCCGGATTGGTGGATTGCGCCTGCGCCGATTCTGTCGGGCGCTAGCTGA
- a CDS encoding tetratricopeptide repeat protein, translating into MRLSVLVMAMCAATATSAFAFGNSGSYLAARHAGFTGDFEKAAQYFAQALTLDSGNPDLLENTVGSNVSLGRIDDAYPVAERMLGAGFNSQVSEMVVVARHAHLGEFQEILAKLDEGKSIGPLLDGLLRAWALLGSGDATAALVAFDDVSTQQGLESFGLYHKALALASVGDFEGADTILSGRGGTTLNVTRRGVATHVQVLSQLDREEEAIELIRAAFGSTPAPYFERLLARLDAGEKIAYDIATTPTEGIAEVFFGVSGALISEAPATYTLLYSRFAEYLNPKHIDAVLLSASFLEELEQYGLATEAYNKVPPDNPEFVVAETGRAEALIASDKPDAAIEVLTQLAKTNPDLLLAQVTLADTLRRLDRFEEAAPVYDRAIEMIGTPEPQHWIVYFSRGIVRERTDRWDESEADLRKALELNPDQPQVLNYLGYSLVEEHTDLDEALEMIEKAVEARPEDGYIIDSLGWAQFRLGRYEEAVTHLEDAVQYESIDPIINDHLGDAYWAVGRKLEAQFQWRRALSFDPEEEEADRIRRKLEVGLDKVLEEEGAKPIAVAREG; encoded by the coding sequence TTGCGTCTGTCTGTACTTGTAATGGCCATGTGCGCCGCGACCGCGACCAGCGCGTTTGCTTTCGGTAATTCCGGATCTTATCTGGCGGCGCGGCATGCGGGCTTTACGGGCGATTTCGAAAAGGCGGCGCAGTATTTCGCTCAGGCCCTGACGCTTGATTCTGGTAATCCAGATCTTCTGGAAAACACGGTCGGTTCCAATGTCAGCCTGGGGCGCATTGATGATGCCTATCCCGTTGCCGAGCGGATGCTGGGTGCAGGATTCAACAGTCAGGTCTCTGAGATGGTCGTCGTAGCGCGACATGCGCATCTAGGCGAGTTTCAGGAAATTCTGGCCAAGCTGGATGAGGGCAAGTCGATTGGGCCGCTTCTGGACGGGCTGCTACGGGCTTGGGCACTGCTTGGCTCGGGCGATGCGACAGCGGCGTTGGTGGCGTTTGACGATGTATCCACGCAGCAAGGGTTGGAGTCTTTCGGGCTGTATCACAAGGCGCTGGCGCTTGCGTCCGTGGGCGATTTCGAAGGTGCCGACACAATCTTGTCCGGCCGCGGCGGAACAACGCTGAACGTGACCCGCAGAGGCGTTGCGACCCATGTTCAGGTGCTCAGCCAGCTTGATCGCGAAGAAGAGGCGATCGAGTTGATCCGCGCCGCCTTCGGATCGACTCCGGCGCCTTATTTTGAGCGTCTTCTGGCGAGACTCGATGCAGGCGAAAAAATTGCGTACGACATCGCGACGACGCCGACGGAGGGTATCGCGGAGGTGTTTTTTGGTGTCTCGGGTGCGCTGATCTCGGAAGCTCCTGCAACATACACGCTGCTCTACAGCCGGTTTGCAGAATACCTGAACCCGAAGCATATCGACGCCGTTTTGCTGAGCGCATCATTCCTCGAGGAGTTGGAGCAGTACGGGCTGGCGACGGAGGCCTACAACAAGGTGCCGCCGGATAACCCCGAATTCGTGGTTGCTGAAACGGGTCGGGCAGAGGCGCTGATCGCCAGCGACAAACCCGACGCTGCGATCGAAGTCCTGACCCAACTGGCCAAGACCAACCCTGATTTGTTGCTTGCACAGGTTACGTTGGCGGATACGCTGCGTCGTCTGGATCGTTTCGAGGAAGCCGCGCCGGTCTACGATCGCGCGATAGAGATGATTGGCACGCCGGAGCCTCAGCATTGGATCGTCTATTTTTCGCGTGGAATCGTGCGCGAACGTACCGATCGCTGGGATGAATCTGAAGCGGATTTGCGCAAGGCGTTGGAATTGAACCCCGACCAACCTCAGGTGCTGAACTATCTTGGTTATAGTCTTGTTGAGGAACATACCGATCTGGACGAGGCGCTGGAGATGATCGAAAAGGCCGTCGAGGCGCGGCCCGAAGACGGCTACATCATCGACTCGCTTGGTTGGGCGCAGTTCAGGCTTGGCCGGTATGAGGAGGCTGTGACCCATCTGGAAGATGCCGTCCAGTACGAGTCCATTGACCCGATCATCAACGACCATCTCGGCGATGCGTATTGGGCGGTAGGGCGCAAGCTGGAGGCGCAATTCCAGTGGCGGCGTGCCTTGTCCTTCGATCCGGAGGAAGAGGAGGCAGATCGCATCCGTCGCAAGCTGGAAGTCGGTCTGGATAAAGTGCTTGAAGAGGAAGGGGCAAAGCCAATTGCCGTCGCTCGCGAAGGTTGA
- a CDS encoding beta-ketoacyl-ACP reductase: MGKVALVTGGTRGIGAAISTALKKAGYSVAANYAGNDDAAAKFTDETGIPTYKWSVADYDACIDGIGSVEAELGPVEILVNNAGITRDAMFHKMKPEQWRDVIDTNLSGMFNMTHPVWSGMRDRKFGRIINISSINGQKGQMGQANYSAAKAGDLGFTKALAQEGAFKGITVNAICPGYIGTEMVRAIDDDILNSKIIPQIPVGRLGEPDEIARIVVFLASDDAGFITGSTISANGGQYVI, translated from the coding sequence ATGGGCAAAGTAGCGCTGGTGACAGGCGGAACACGCGGCATCGGAGCAGCGATCAGCACCGCCCTGAAGAAAGCAGGCTACTCCGTCGCTGCAAATTACGCGGGCAATGACGACGCCGCGGCAAAGTTCACCGATGAAACGGGAATCCCGACCTACAAATGGTCTGTCGCTGATTATGACGCCTGCATCGACGGAATTGGGAGCGTCGAGGCGGAGCTCGGACCCGTGGAGATTCTCGTAAACAATGCAGGAATTACCCGCGACGCCATGTTCCACAAGATGAAGCCCGAGCAGTGGCGCGACGTGATCGACACCAACCTGTCAGGCATGTTCAACATGACCCATCCTGTCTGGTCGGGGATGCGTGACCGCAAATTCGGGCGCATCATCAACATTTCGTCGATCAATGGGCAGAAGGGGCAGATGGGGCAGGCCAATTATTCCGCTGCTAAAGCCGGTGATCTGGGTTTCACAAAGGCACTGGCACAGGAAGGCGCATTCAAAGGCATCACCGTGAATGCCATTTGCCCCGGCTACATCGGAACGGAAATGGTCCGCGCGATCGACGACGACATCCTCAATAGCAAGATCATCCCCCAGATTCCGGTGGGACGCCTCGGGGAACCTGACGAGATCGCGAGAATCGTGGTTTTCCTAGCCTCCGACGATGCAGGCTTTATTACCGGTTCTACAATCTCGGCAAATGGTGGCCAATACGTCATCTAG
- a CDS encoding polyprenyl synthetase family protein: MSLDTAAVKPHEALGAMLETEMAAVDRLIHERMVSENAPRIPEITAHLVDAGGKRLRPMLTLASAKLCGYDGPYHVHLAATVEFIHTATLLHDDVVDESDKRRGRPTANLLWDNKSSVLVGDYLFARAFQLMVEPGSLRVLEILSNASATIAEGEVLQLTASRNLATNEDVYLKVIRGKTAALFSAATESGAVIADAQPEHITALRAYGDALGIAFQIVDDLLDYGGSTSATGKNIGDDFRERKLTLPVIKAVAQADDQERAFWRRVIEIGKQGDDDLEHACHLLAKHNTLEETRVEALDWATKAKSALAPLPATDIKDVLIDLADFVVARVS, from the coding sequence ATGAGTTTGGATACCGCTGCCGTCAAACCCCACGAAGCGCTGGGTGCCATGCTCGAAACCGAGATGGCCGCCGTTGACCGGCTGATCCATGAACGGATGGTGTCGGAAAACGCCCCGCGCATCCCAGAAATTACGGCGCATCTGGTGGATGCTGGCGGCAAGCGGCTGCGTCCGATGCTGACCCTCGCCTCCGCCAAATTATGCGGCTATGATGGCCCCTATCACGTACATCTTGCCGCAACAGTGGAGTTTATCCATACCGCGACGCTCCTACACGACGACGTCGTGGACGAAAGCGACAAACGGCGTGGCCGACCGACCGCCAACCTGCTTTGGGACAACAAGTCGTCCGTGCTGGTGGGAGATTATCTGTTTGCGCGCGCGTTCCAGTTGATGGTGGAACCCGGATCGTTGCGAGTGCTGGAAATTCTCTCCAACGCCTCGGCCACGATCGCCGAAGGCGAGGTGCTGCAATTAACAGCCTCCCGCAATCTGGCAACGAATGAAGACGTTTACCTTAAAGTCATTCGCGGCAAGACGGCCGCCTTGTTCTCCGCCGCAACCGAATCTGGAGCCGTGATCGCCGATGCGCAGCCGGAGCATATCACCGCACTGCGCGCCTATGGCGACGCATTGGGGATCGCCTTCCAGATCGTTGACGATCTGCTGGACTATGGTGGCTCAACCAGCGCAACCGGCAAGAATATCGGTGATGACTTCCGTGAACGAAAGCTGACCTTGCCCGTGATCAAGGCCGTCGCACAGGCCGACGATCAAGAGCGCGCGTTCTGGCGGCGCGTGATCGAAATCGGCAAGCAGGGTGACGACGACCTAGAGCATGCGTGCCATCTGTTGGCGAAACACAACACATTGGAAGAGACACGCGTAGAAGCACTGGATTGGGCTACAAAAGCCAAATCCGCGCTGGCTCCGCTCCCGGCAACCGACATTAAAGATGTGTTGATTGATCTCGCCGATTTCGTCGTCGCGCGGGTCAGCTAG
- a CDS encoding tRNA1(Val) (adenine(37)-N6)-methyltransferase: MIPEISRDKFLDGRLLIDQPKQGYRAGIDPVLLAAAVPAVSGQTVLELGCGVGTASLCLSARVRDLTLTGVEIQPDYAELARANARRAKVLLQVLETDIRALPMAVRQKNFDHVFANPPYYLREQGTTAQDEGREQALGEGAPLSDWVDVAVKRLAPGGCLTMIQNADRLPEMLAAAFGRLGAVEVLPLVSRSGRSAGRIILRGRKGRRTPFRLLSPLVLHQGATHFSDADSYRPEIDAVLRGGACLPGFES; this comes from the coding sequence ATGATCCCGGAGATCAGCCGGGACAAATTTCTCGACGGCAGGCTTCTGATTGACCAGCCCAAGCAAGGCTATCGCGCGGGAATCGATCCGGTGCTTCTTGCGGCTGCGGTTCCGGCGGTTTCGGGACAGACTGTGCTGGAACTCGGATGTGGCGTCGGTACAGCCAGCCTGTGTCTGTCGGCGCGTGTTCGAGATCTGACACTGACGGGGGTGGAGATCCAACCTGACTACGCAGAACTTGCCCGAGCAAATGCACGCCGGGCGAAGGTTCTGCTGCAGGTGCTTGAAACCGACATTCGGGCACTGCCAATGGCGGTGCGGCAAAAAAACTTTGATCACGTCTTCGCCAATCCGCCTTACTATTTGCGTGAGCAGGGAACGACGGCCCAAGATGAAGGGCGTGAGCAAGCCTTGGGGGAGGGCGCGCCACTCTCCGATTGGGTCGATGTGGCAGTCAAGCGATTAGCACCCGGCGGTTGCCTGACCATGATTCAGAATGCAGACCGGCTTCCCGAAATGCTGGCCGCGGCCTTCGGGCGGCTTGGCGCGGTCGAGGTCTTGCCGCTGGTTTCACGTTCAGGGCGCAGTGCAGGTCGCATCATTCTGCGGGGGCGGAAAGGACGCCGCACGCCGTTTCGATTGCTTTCGCCACTGGTTCTTCACCAGGGGGCCACACATTTCTCGGATGCCGACTCCTACCGGCCAGAGATCGACGCGGTTCTGCGCGGGGGCGCGTGCCTTCCGGGGTTCGAATCGTGA
- a CDS encoding DUF2007 domain-containing protein, with protein MRELLRTNDPTVLAYASALLQGEGIDCFPLDVHMSAMEGSIGVLPRRLMVREQDLQRARAIMTDLGIELQDNE; from the coding sequence ATGAGGGAACTTTTACGAACCAATGACCCCACTGTGTTGGCCTATGCATCCGCGCTCCTTCAGGGCGAGGGTATAGACTGCTTTCCACTGGACGTCCATATGAGTGCGATGGAAGGATCGATTGGTGTGTTGCCGCGGCGGCTGATGGTCCGCGAACAAGATTTGCAAAGGGCCAGGGCGATCATGACGGATCTGGGTATCGAACTTCAGGACAACGAATAA